In Musa acuminata AAA Group cultivar baxijiao chromosome BXJ3-11, Cavendish_Baxijiao_AAA, whole genome shotgun sequence, one DNA window encodes the following:
- the LOC103970198 gene encoding WAT1-related protein At4g08300-like, with translation MAPSMTQIRRTYRRFKPHLLMTMAQLGYTILYFITEASFDQGLNPHVFVTYRHIVAALVMWPFAYFLERKLRPKLTWALFLEICVLSLLGVSLTLNMYFASLKCTSPTFVASMINTIAAVTFVTAILLRMERLDLGSPKGVAKAAGTVVSLAGVTTMTLYKGPAMKNFYGPLIQIHGNSIHENWLKGSLLTVASCITWSIWYIMQAITLRRYPAQLSLTAWMCFVGGAQSAIFAAFVEPKPAAWKLGFDVKLWSILYAGIVGSGLIIYIKLWCTKEKGPVFVTMFNPLATIMVAVLAYFAFGEKLFLGSIIGGIVVAIGLYLVLWGKERDQEKDMTPEGASFVPSETGKEETSTLSRA, from the exons ATGGCACAATTAGGTTACACGATCCTCTACTTCATTACAGAAGCCTCTTTCGACCAGGGATTGAATCCCCATGTCTTCGTAACTTACAGACACATTGTTGCCGCCTTGGTCATGTGGCCTTTTGCCTATTTCCTCGAGAG AAAATTACGGCCAAAGCTTACATGGGCATTGTTCCTGGAGATTTGTGTTCTTTCCCTTCTTGG GGTCAGCCTAACTCTAAACATGTACTTTGCAAGCTTAAAATGCACCTCGCCAACCTTTGTTGCTTCTATGATCAACACCATCGCTGCCGTGACTTTTGTCACTGCCATCCTGCTCAG AATGGAGCGTCTTGATCTTGGGAGCCCTAAGGGGGTGGCAAAGGCTGCCGGAACTGTGGTGTCGCTGGCCGGTGTTACAACCATGACACTCTACAAAGGACCAGCGATGAAGAACTTTTATGGACCACTAATTCAAATCCATGGAAATTCCATCCATGAGAACTGGTTGAAAGGATCACTTCTTACAGTGGCAAGCTGCATAACATGGTCCATATGGTACATCATGCAG GCAATAACGTTGAGAAGATATCCAGCACAACTTTCGCTTACTGCATGGATGTGCTTCGTTGGGGGTGCACAATCAGCTATTTTTGCAGCATTTGTAGAACCCAAACCAGCAGCATGGAAGCTTGGATTTGATGTTAAACTATGgagtatcttgtatgct GGAATTGTCGGCTCTGGTTTGATCATCTACATAAAACTGTGGTGCACCAAGGAAAAAGGACCAGTTTTTGTGACCATGTTCAACCCTCTCGCCACCATAATGGTTGCAGTTCTAGCATACTTTGCTTTTGGTGAAAAACTCTTCCTGGGAAG CATCATTGGAGGCATAGTTGTCGCCATTGGACTGTACTTGGTGCTCTGGGGGAAAGAAAGAGATCAAGAGAAGGACATGACACCTGAAGGGGCCTCGTTTGTGCCTTCTGAAACAGGAaaagaagaaaccagcacactttCCAGAGCATAG